The genomic interval CATCTCCCCCTTATAAAAGCGGAGAGGGGGAAAATCAGAATTGATTAAATAATTTGATTGTAAAATAGTTATAAACTATAAAATTGCAAGATTTGAAGTATGAAAATATATTTACCCCCTCTCCCTTTGGGAGAGGAAAAATAAAAAAATCCCTCCCCCTGTTTACAGGGGGGAGGATAGGAGGGGGCAAGAAGTCCTATCAACCAACAACCATCAACTATTAACTAATGATGCCCCCACCCCAACCCTCCCCCGTAAACGGGAGAGGGAGCTATTTTCATCTCCCCCTTATAAAAGGATAGAGGAAATTTTTGTTTCTTAAAAATTTGAAATATAACTAATGATTAACAATCCGCAAACTTCAAAAACTATTATTCTTGCTCAGCCGAGAGGGTTTTGTGCTGGTGTTGATAGAGCCATTGAAATCGTTGAAAAGGCTATAGAAAAATATGGCTCACCTGTATATGTTCGCCACGAAATTGTTCATAACAAATTTGTAGTTGATAATCTTAAGGCTAAAGGTGCGGTTTTTGTTAAGGAAATATCTGAAATTCCTGAAGGCTCAGTGGTTATATTTTCCGCCCATGGCGTTTCTGAAAAAGTTGAGATGGAAGCAAAATTCCGAAGCCTTCCTATTCTTGATGCAACTTGCCCACTGGTTACAAAAGTTCATAATCAAGCAATTAGAAACGAGCGTGAAGGCAGGCAAATCATTCTTATCGGGCATAAAAATCACCCTGAAGTAGAGGGGACTTCCGGAAGAGTAAAAAATGGTGTAATATTAGTTGAGAAAGAAAGCGATGTTGAAAATATACAAGTTAAAGATGGCGGAAATTTAGCTTATGTAACGCAAACAACGCTTAGCATTTCTGAAACAAGGGGGATTATAAATAAACTTAAAGAAAGGTT from Rickettsiales bacterium carries:
- the ispH gene encoding 4-hydroxy-3-methylbut-2-enyl diphosphate reductase, producing MINNPQTSKTIILAQPRGFCAGVDRAIEIVEKAIEKYGSPVYVRHEIVHNKFVVDNLKAKGAVFVKEISEIPEGSVVIFSAHGVSEKVEMEAKFRSLPILDATCPLVTKVHNQAIRNEREGRQIILIGHKNHPEVEGTSGRVKNGVILVEKESDVENIQVKDGGNLAYVTQTTLSISETRGIINKLKERFPNIIGPETKDICYATQNRQDAVSMLAPQVDVMLVVG